The following DNA comes from Erigeron canadensis isolate Cc75 chromosome 3, C_canadensis_v1, whole genome shotgun sequence.
TCTCTACTGGAGAAATCAAAAGTGTGCTTGCCAGGGTCACATTTTTGGTTATGTATCAGACTGATCGTATGCTTGACATGGGTTTTGAGACAAGACTCATCTCAATCGTCAGTAACATCCGTCACGACTGCCAGAACCTGATCTTTTCCTCTACCTTCAACCATGACGGCATCAGACTCTTGGCCAGGAAAGTTGCATACAAACCTGTTGAGATACATGCACACCCCATGAGTCCTCCCCTAGTGGAGGAGGTCAACCAGGGAATTGTGTATCATCCTCGTGACTCTTGTTATGAAGCACAATTGGAGATCAACGATTTTCCTCTTTTGGCTTTGGGGAAGGTAATCAGAAGAGAAACCATGTCGCCGATTTGTAAGTGGACTAGAACTACCGTCATCGTCAAAGGCCAATATATTCAGCCTCCTTTTATTCCGCATCCTGGGGAGCGAAAGCTCTACTTGTCCATTAAGGCAGCTACTGAACAATCTGCTTCGCTTGCCAAAGCTGAAATCCATCGTATTCTACAGGCGTCATCTCTTTCAAGCTCACAAAATGGCCAACACTTTTCTCAAGTATCAGAACTTGGTTCAATTCACGCATAAAAGGCTTAAACTAGTGTTGGTGTTTTGGACCTATGTATGGGCCTGGTCCAAGAACAAAACTGTGAGGTGTATGGGCACCAAAGAGGATGATATGAATAATTTGTTTACTTGATATGGATTAATTGCAACAAAATTTTGTATATGCCATTTAAAAGAGGATGGTTACTtttagggaagtgatattcataacatctcttttgattaatttaccataatgtatagtttttaaaacatattgtacaagcttttaataaataatattgataaattaattaaaagaaatgatattattattatttccctTACTTTTATGTATCATATCTTACTATGTGTTGGTCATAGACTCATAGGTATTTAAATACCTTCATAAGTGGTGTCGAAGTTCTACTAACGCAATCTGCCAATTTATCCAGTCCATCTAGTAATTTTAACTTGGTATAATCTgacaataaattttaaattgttaaataagtggttttttttttctttctaacgGCTATTAACTAgacaataaaatatttaaaacaagATAGAAGTGGCCCATGAAAAGGAACACATCTCAAAAAGTATCCAACACCTCCATTAATACCTGCCGGTTTGCCAGAcaagaataaaaaagaaatgaaaaagacAGCACTGAGAGCACCAGTAAAATAATGGAGTTGGCTGCCTACTGCTGCTGGAATATTGTGTTAATTCcatcttttcaacctttttttttttataaaaaaattccaTCTTTTATTACTACATGCTCTCTCTCCCAACTCTTTCATAAAACTGGTATTAcagtatttcttttttttttcatcttttttttttcttttcacaaaACCAAATCTGATTAGACTtcatttgttgataaaaaaaaataattaatggatCCAGTTTCCTCCAAAAAACTACCAGaaagttttctaaaaaaaacattttcattGATCAACAACAACAGCGACCGAAACTCATTGTCACTAGTATGCAAAGACTGGTACAACATAGAACGTGTAACGAGGCGCCACGTCTCCATATCAAACTGTTACTCTGTATCACCCGAAATCTTGGCAGCTAGATTTCCTGAGATCAGAAGTGTGACACTCAAAGGCAAACCAAGGTTCTCAGATTTTAACCTTGTACCTGACAACTGGGGTGGCGATGTCCAACCGTGGTTGAATGTTTTTGCGACGGCGTATCCGTTTTTGGAAGAATTAAGGTTGAAAAGGATGGAGGTAAGTGATGAAAGTTTGGAGTTTCTGGGGATGAATTTTGATGGGTTTAAGGTTTTGTCGTTGTTGAGTTGTGATGGGTTTACTACTCTTGGTCTTGAAGCTATTGCTACTCATTGCAAGTGAGTTTGTTAATTACTACTCCTTAATTTCCTTCCTACGCCAGTTTtggtttttctaattttatttccGCATTATTCACTTGCACGGTACTATTGTTTCTTGTAGTGAAGTTGTGAACAAAGGTGAGTAGATCTTTAAGATTTAAGTTAGggtagttttttattttgatttattgacTTTCTTTTCTTAGAAATGTGGTGTATGAAGTAATTCTTGTGTTTAGGTTCAGAATTTAGTGAAATGGTCTGGAAACGGTCAAACAATAATATGATTAGGATTTATATCTTACTAGTTACTACTAGTAGATTTGCTCTCCGTGGAATTGGATGACATGAATATGACAAACCTCTTCCGTTTTTAGTTTATTCAAACTTTTAGTGATTTTGTGAAATTGGGTTGTTATGATTTTGAAGTTTGATGACAACCCAAAGTGCATCCGTAACTTTTGTACAGTACAATAACTAGTGATGCACCGATCATAATGTGATTATGATTCGGATCACATTAGCATAGTGA
Coding sequences within:
- the LOC122593740 gene encoding DEAD-box ATP-dependent RNA helicase 42-like; the encoded protein is MTPKDVAAYIHQLQLDIVGGNDVPNPIKTWRQFGLPSTLLETIRTELKYAKAPLPIQAQALPVIMSGRDCIAVANTGSGKILAFVLPMMAHLMAVRIQGANIALVVAPTIDVVHKIYTSLLKFTRFSRVACLPLYSGGCADIFKQNSLLKVQTGLVIGTPDTIISTGEIKSVLARVTFLVMYQTDRMLDMGFETRLISIVSNIRHDCQNLIFSSTFNHDGIRLLARKVAYKPVEIHAHPMSPPLVEEVNQGIVYHPRDSCYEAQLEINDFPLLALGKVIRRETMSPICKWTRTTVIVKGQYIQPPFIPHPGERKLYLSIKAATEQSASLAKAEIHRILQASSLSSSQNGQHFSQVSELGSIHA